Part of the Pyricularia oryzae 70-15 chromosome 3, whole genome shotgun sequence genome, AAGACTTCCATCCAACCTTGTTTGCCTGTCGCTCATCTCAACCCCACTTGCAGCCATGCAGCTTTTACAAGCCATCGCCCTGCTCGCAGCGGCAACCACCGCAGCCGCGGCCTCGTGCCCATGCACGGCCAAAACACCGCCATTCACACCCGGCGAGCTGAGCGCGGACCAGTTCACTCCCACCACCAACAGGCGGTACCGCGTCCACCTGCCAAAGTCCTACCAGCAGTCGACCAAGACGCCGGTGATCTTTTCGTAccacggcgccggcggcacCATCGAGAAGCAGGTCAAGCTGGACGGCTTTACGGATCTTTTCCGCAACGACCGATACATCGTCGTCTACCTGCAGGCCGCGACCCCAAACGGcaccgacaaggcgcagtGGCAGGTCGCGCCCGAGGCCAGGGACATTGACGACCTGGGCTTCACAAGCGACGTGCTGCAGATACTCGGAGACAAGGTGTGCCTGGACAAGAGGCGGGTCTATGCCGCGGGAAAGTCGCAGGGCGGCGGGTTCGTAGGGCAGAAGCTGGCGTGCGACAAGgggctcagcaaaaagtTTGCCGCCTTCGCCCCCGTCAGCGGCGCCTACTACATCCTGGACCAGACCAAGAAGACGTGCGAGCCCACGGCCGACGTCCCCATCCCCTGCGACACCGAGCGCACCGACACGCCCATCCTGGCTTTCCACGGCGGCGCCGACCCGACCATCCCGTATCGTGGAATCTATCGGTCTGGGACGAGAAGCTGCCTGCCTGACATTAGGCACTGGGTGAGGGAGTGGGCGTTCAGAGACGGGCTCAAGGGCACGCAGGACAACTCCACCATCCAAGGCAGTCAGAATGGGGTCAAGAGCGCTTGGAAGGATGAGAGAGTCACGCTCTTCTACGATGGTGATAACATTCCACACGACTGGCCCAGTCTGGTTGAGAACTCTGACAATGCTGGAGGTCCCACTGCGGCCTTTAACGCATCAGACATTATTCTCCCGTGGTTTGAGAGATGGTCTCTGCCGtaaacaatttgcacaatctgatgttgctgttttttttttcttttttcttttagtCCTAAAGAAATGTACATTAATGACTTCTTGAGGATACCGCTCATAAAACTGTGGTGACGTGTAAAACCCCCGCCTGTATCTCTGGAAAGTACCCATCCGAACTTCAGCGACTCTGCCGTCCAAGTCAACACCCCCCCGCAAGGGATCATCAACGTAACGGCCCACGATTCAATTCTGCGAGCATCATCAGCTTGTGTCTGTCCACATAGCCTTTAATCCCCCGCACTTCTCCCTACCAATGTCACAAGCCGCCCGGGACACCTCCCTAGGACGCAGGGGCAATAGCGATTGCACTCGTCTCCGGCTTGGTAGCGCCGCTGCGAGTTCCTGGGGCAAGGGTCCTGAGAGCTAGGGGTACGGCACCATCCGAGGTGACGTTCCAGCCCAAGCGGAACGCCGTGGAGTCCTCGGCGATCGGCACAGCTGTCCACGCCGCCTTCAGCTGTCCGCCTGCGCTCAAAACGAAGAGCGTGTTTCCAAAGAGCGTCATGTCTGAGGTCTGGAAAGACGCGTTGTTGGGCCCGTGATTGGGCACAAATGCGACGGGGCCCGGGGTCGTAGGGACGGCAAGCTTGTCGCCCGTCTTGGCGCGGGAGATGGTCTTGGTAGATGTGTTGGCTGTCGACTAACTGTGAGCTGCTGCTATCTTTTGTATGTCTAGGCCCGAGGGCAGAGCAGAGGCTGCGGATGGGCATCATGACGTACCGGTGAACAGCTCGGTGCCAGGGGCGACCGTCCGGTTCAAAAATACACCACCTGCGGGTTCAGAAAGTCTTTTTGTGAGTCATGACCTTGTGACAGGGGGAGAACCTGGGGTCGACAAACCATCGTCACAGTTTACAGTGAAACCGCCAATCTCGGGGCCATAGGCGTATAAACCAAACCCTACTGGAACCGTATCTTCTGATTTTCCTTGCGGCAGGGACGACACGCCAACGGCGGCGAGTGCCAAGATGAAAGCGCGGAGCATCTTTGCGAAAAGGGGGGATGAGGAGAGTAAAACTAAACGAGCGACTTGCGAGCAGCAGTaaaaagagggggaaaaaggaTAAATCAAGATGAGATCTGAGTAAAATTCCAATATTCTGGACGTGTGGATAGGCGCGGTTGGCCGTATTATATATATACAAACGACCGTAACAATCGCACGTGCACCGCAATATGCAGCTGGTACCTGCCTATCCCGACGTATCGGCAGTTTTGGCTCGCGTGATATCAGTAGAGTCAAGACGGAGGCAGTGTGTCCCACCGGCCTATTACAACGTGCATCGGGCTTCTTTGCCGGATTTGCAGGCTCGGTTCTGCTTGCACTATACGTGCCTGGGATAGTACTACCTCAAGGTCCATAACAAGGCACACCAAGTGATTTCGGGATGTGGGAGGCGAAACAAGCAACGGGCCGCAATAGCCTCCTGGGGGCCCACAACTGCAAGAACTCAATTCCTTGGCGCTCGAGTACCGATGGCAAGGTCTTGGCCGTGAAAGGGGGACGACGGGGTCAGGTGGAAGACGACAAAGTTGCAAGCCCCCATATCAAAACATTGTTTTAGGCCGCTATCGCTGGGTCTTTGGCCGACCGCCATTTTGCGCCTCTATGCCGCAAATGGTCTGAAAAGCGAATGTGACCCTCCCAGCGGAGTGGTTCGCCGTCCGCTACCTGCCGATCGTGTACCCTTACGGTGATTTCTTCGGAACTGATCTCGATTATCAAGGTGAGCCGATCTCTCCCTACCCCACACAGTCCCAATAGTCTAAGCAGAAATTGCCATTCGCCAGGAGACAAAGGGCTGgcagtttgttttgtgggaCTGTGGAGTGCTATTTTAAGGGAGGGCCTTGTACGCTGTTGCGATCATCCTGGTTTGGACAAGGTTCCAATTACGGCAAAGTTTATACAGAAGATACGTCGAGCCCACAGTTTCCCATCATCATTCAATGATGTGCTTTAAACACGTGCACATGGCGAGCGATGCAAGCGAGAGTGCTTTGACTTGTGTGATGAAAACCCACCCCTATGGTGTACTATGGTAGGTGGTAGGGGTAAAAATTCCTGCCATGGCACAGTTGCTAAATGGTGTGGGCTAGATGGGTATTTCCGGCTTGGACATAGTttttgcgaaaaaaaaaataagttcAGGTACCTGAAGCTTCCGGCGGACAATTAAATTGGCAAAGGCCCACGCGTAGATGTACGGTGACAGGGGAAGGATTTTTTTTCGGCCGATACCAAGTACACAGCTGCATGATGAGGTGGACCTCGGCGGGCGTCTCAGGTTGGTAGTAATGGACAATGGTGGCCAAAGCAGGAGGAAGAACTTGGTAATACGAGATATCGCAAAAGGATCAAACTGCTCAAGGTCCATAGATACAATCAAAGCGCGATGGGActgactttcttttttcctagTCCCGTAGTGAGGCCCATGATAGAGCCGGAGGCAGCATGGATCTCATGTGCGATAGACATCAAAACACCAGGTCTCGGCCGAATATCTGAGCTATAAGATTTTCTATTTAAGCATGATTTCTCGTCATGTTCCCAATCATTCCACTCTCCTTTTCACCACCGCACATTCCTTGTATTCCCTCGTTGGCCCCTGCCGGCAGTCCTTCATTACAGGTCCCTCCACATTCTTTTGTTAAGCCTTCATTTGGCCATCACTCGTTATCTTGCACAAAATGGCTCGTCACGCACTCGCCCTGGCGTTGGCCTCGACTTGCAGTCTTGCAACGGCTCTTAGCACTCCCCAGGTGCTTCCTCGTGCCGCCGGTCCATGCGCCGGTAACACGGCGACCACGCGCTCTCAGTGGTGTGACTTCAGTATCGACACCGACTACCACAACATAGTCCCCGATACTGGCGTTACCCGAGAGTACTGGCTCGAGCTGGCCGAGATCCAAGCTGCCCCGGATGGCAGAGAGCGCAGGTAAGCAGCCTTCTGTTCCGATGATATCTTGGAGCAATTCTAATCATGACTCACAGCGGCATGGCCATCAACGGCAGCATACCCGGGCCCACGTTGTTCGCCGACTGGGGCGACAATGTGATTGTTCATGTCACCAACAATCTCCCTGCCTCTTCCAACAATGGTACCAGCATGCACTTCCATGGCATCCGACAGAACTACACCAATCAAAACGATGGTGTTACGGCCATCACCCAGTGTCCCACAGCTCCGGGCTCGACCGTGACTTATAAATGGCGCGCGACCCAATATGGCTCTACCTGGTACCATTCCCACTGGGCCTTGCAGGTCAGTACTCCCGTTCCACGCCGCTTACCAAAGTAACAAAACCTGCCTTGACGCTAACGCATGGTGCATTTACATTACAGGCTTGGCATGGCATGTTGGGCGGTCTCGTGATCAACGGACCGGCGACGCAAAACTACGACGAGGACCTGGGAATGCTGTTCCTCAACGACTGGGACTTGCAGACTGTGGACCAACTCTACCATGAGGCCCAGACCTCTGGTCCACCCACTCTGGACCAAGGTCTGATCAATGGCACAAACGTCTTTACGTCCAGCGATGGCACCACTACCGGCCACCGATGGAACACAACTTTGACTGCCGGTAAATCCTACCGCATCCGCTTGGTGAACGGAGCCATCGATACGCACTGGAAGTTCTCGCTTGACAACCACACCCTGACCGTCATCGGAATGGACCTGGTGCCCATCAAACCCTACACCACCAACATCGTGAACATCGGCATGGGCCAGCGGTACGACCTGATTGTGACGGCCGACCAAGCCTCCACCGCAGACGCCTTTTGGATGCGCGCGATCCCCCAGTCGGCCTGCAGCGAAAACGACAACGCCAACAACATCCGCGGCATCGTCTACTACGGTCAAGCCTCGGACAAGGTCCCGACCACGACCGGCTACCACTACGAAGACAGctgcgacgacgaggaccccGCGAACCTGGTGCCGCACTTGGCAAAGGACGTGGGCGCCAGCACCTGGGCCGACACCGAGACGGCGTCCGTGGCCTTTAACGAGGAGAACCTGTTCCGCTGGTACCTCAACACGACCACCATGGTGGTGGACTGGAAGAACCCGACGGTGAAGCAGGTGGCGTCGGGCAACACGAGCGTCTTTGAGGCGTCCAACGCCGTCATGGTGCTCGACAAACCCGACGAGTGGATCTacctggccatccaaaacaccCTGCCCGTGCCGCACCCCATCCACCTGCACGGGCACGATTTCCAGGTCCTGGCCCAGGGCATCGGCGAGTACCAGACGGGCACCACGGCGCTGAACCTCGTGAACCCGCCGCGCCGCGACACCGCCCTGCTGCCGGCGTCCGGCTACGTCGTCCTGGCCTTCCAGACCGACAacccgggcgcctggctcaTGCACTGCCACATCGGCTGGCACACGAGCGAGGGCTTCGCCATGCAGTTCGTCGAGCGCCAGAGCGAGATGCTGGCCCTCATTGACCAGGAACAGCTCGAGAGCAGCTGTGCCGCCTGGGCTTCGTACCAGACGGCCAACAAGGTTGCGCAGGAGGACTCGGGCATTTAGGCTGTCTGGTCTGGGTGAGCAAAGTGATCTTTAGGCGGGGGAGGGGTTGCTTTAGTATACTGTCCTGTAATATTTTTAGTACATTGATTAATTCGTTTAATATAGTTCCTAAGGGCTGATCTTATCTCCACAGACCCCAAAGTATGAGTGACCGCCGTTGTCAAGCTCTGCAAGAGCTGTCCAGTGCACCACTACGAAAGCGGGGTAGATTTACTAGACTAGGTATAGCTGTCGACATTTAGAGTTTGCATCTTCCGTACCTGGCCCACAGATGACTCAACGTTGCACCAAACaaccccttttttcttgtcgcAGCAGGTGAGTCTGATGCAAATCCATTGGCAGGCATGCCAACGTCTTCAGGTCAATTTGTTCGCCTCGATGCAGCTCCGGCTTCGACGTAGCTAAACCCGGAGGTGCCGCGGATTTGGAGACCGGTTCGCCCGTCTTATCTGGGCATAGGTTATCGCCGATCCCGTCTTTCCAGCACTGCTAAAGCCCGAAGCGAGATCTCACGTCAGCACACTGAATACATACAAAAGAATGAATAGCCCAGAGCTGTTCTTTTTACGCATCTTTGGGATTCTCTTGTGTTACCTGTTTCCATTCTGAAATCGACGCAAGAGTTTAACTGTAAAAGAGAGCTTGTATACAGTATTCCCTAAAAGCTTGCCGCCATTCATTCATAAGTCATCTTCAGGATGTCTGGCAAAGTATATCTCATCACTGGCGTCAACAGGGGTACGTATACGCAACTTGAGGCATAAGGCTTTGTGCACTATTCAAAACCTCATGATTGTTGACATGCTGAGAACTCAGGCATTGGCCGTGGTCTTTTCAAATTCTACGCCTCGCAGCCCAACAACACCGTAATCGGGACGGTCCGCGACCTGAAACACGCCCAGGCGCTGCTCGATGAGCCGCGGGGCACCGACACCAATCTGATCATCACCAAGCTCGACGGCTCCTCCAAGACGGACCCCTACTCCGCCGTCgatggggggaatggcgcagtggttaagcgccatggctgttacttgagtaacgtaggttcgaatcctgctccctccacctcctccccgcttacccgtggcaaggataacccggctggctatcgacaacaaccacccgcctgtgccgtcgagcccacacttgttgggaacttcgtctccatggctacaaacgaccgacagctccgctgtttggacacaggcccctctcgatgaagagccgtcaactgccgtcagacgaatcctccgtgcgcctgaaggcacggggtcgcgtcagtgaacaaacctgtaagcaggaccgggcacgaacccggtcaggctcgattcgcttctatgcccttgttttccgctgtgtaaatagagaaaatagaaagcgcgccgagatacccctcgggaggttgctaacggccggctaatgagccgggccgagcccggcgttaaataatactactactactactactactactcatgtccggatgggaaatagccgtggcaattaacgcatttgggggctgctttgcacggctcttcctctgtcgcatattttgcttcaccatatatgccgcaacgcgcttgccgtacgcagcgacgtatttcgcaatatccctggcaaccgtcgtggtggtgtgtaattttgcgtgatttttcaaccttccgcgcacgtttcgacactccaaaaagctgaaagggctttacgggttgaaggaaggacactatccacgtgccctcagccgtatgtgggtcgtaaccatgtttggaaatatgccagttgactggctgctggcctgctgccacggtaatctcctcctggattactttatgtacgtcctttcttccgtccaggcaattgagcgttcggggcactccagaaacggcgtatgtgtgccaggttgtcgggacagtgacttcccgcgcgtccaatgcgtccataatggccttgaccgcgctggggttgaggagtttttgccgtgtttcctcagaggccaccgtaacaccccagcccgtgggggtacgcttggcgtttgggatttcactgtatggcaccgagaccaattcggccagtttggtcgttaccgcgtatggctccctcgtcaccatccgcaatttgtcatttacgcggatcaggatgcggttggacggctgttctgtcaaacgtttcggggcttgggagcggtcccggcccgattgggagggagttgcggagctgtcaggtgcattgccgggcgtcgtacgtatcgggtacgagcgcgtggccggggttaaaatttgcgttggggccgccgctggtggcgtggcggctcgctcggcccatgtgaccgatttgttagtgggcgtgcctctgcctttagaggccgacgacgccgtgcccgtcctcgtaattaaaatgctgcgcctttcgctggaactggtcggcgaacgcgacggggagcgcgaacgctctttttcagggagggtgcgactgaggaaccagccgctgatcacgtcgtcaagttcaagaacaattctcctaagcgcggcgtcctccggggcctgtaaactttcgagcttggctgcaaagacctcttcgagccagctgccgactgtttccacgttttccaactcctgctgcagtgttttgatggccagggccgggaggctggagtaccttccgcggccagccggctcaggcgcgttagcggtgcgcgtgtcgagagatacgtgtcccgactcggcctggccctgcggcaaagcctgcggcgtgctctgcgggcgcgcgcggcggtttgagacctctggtgaggccatgacgaccggcgcccggagggcgaaaattcttcagctgttaagcttattggtgtgtttgggtgtgaatcgctaacaaaggtgggtctgacccatgaatggtggaggatgcttgggTATGCTTCTCTTGTCTTGCTCCTGGACTTGGGTCCTTTTGTGGTTGTCCTTTTGTGGTTCAATATTAGCCATGCAGTAAGCAactgactttttttctttggtgaTGTTGCAGGCACGTACAAACGGACATGGGCGACTTGGCATCGGACGCCTTTGGTCTCGAGTTCGCGCCGATTACAATCGACCAGTGTACCAGGGACACGGCAGAGATTGTAAGTATTCCACCACGGAGTGAGTTTTTTTGAGGGATCTACTAATGCTGGAGTTTGATTGAAGATTGAAAAATCAA contains:
- a CDS encoding Poly(3-hydroxybutyrate) depolymerase, with amino-acid sequence MQLLQAIALLAAATTAAAASCPCTAKTPPFTPGELSADQFTPTTNRRYRVHLPKSYQQSTKTPVIFSYHGAGGTIEKQVKLDGFTDLFRNDRYIVVYLQAATPNGTDKAQWQVAPEARDIDDLGFTSDVLQILGDKVCLDKRRVYAAGKSQGGGFVGQKLACDKGLSKKFAAFAPVSGAYYILDQTKKTCEPTADVPIPCDTERTDTPILAFHGGADPTIPYRGIYRSGTRSCLPDIRHWVREWAFRDGLKGTQDNSTIQGSQNGVKSAWKDERVTLFYDGDNIPHDWPSLVENSDNAGGPTAAFNASDIILPWFERWSLP
- a CDS encoding laccase-1, translating into MARHALALALASTCSLATALSTPQVLPRAAGPCAGNTATTRSQWCDFSIDTDYHNIVPDTGVTREYWLELAEIQAAPDGRERSGMAINGSIPGPTLFADWGDNVIVHVTNNLPASSNNGTSMHFHGIRQNYTNQNDGVTAITQCPTAPGSTVTYKWRATQYGSTWYHSHWALQAWHGMLGGLVINGPATQNYDEDLGMLFLNDWDLQTVDQLYHEAQTSGPPTLDQGLINGTNVFTSSDGTTTGHRWNTTLTAGKSYRIRLVNGAIDTHWKFSLDNHTLTVIGMDLVPIKPYTTNIVNIGMGQRYDLIVTADQASTADAFWMRAIPQSACSENDNANNIRGIVYYGQASDKVPTTTGYHYEDSCDDEDPANLVPHLAKDVGASTWADTETASVAFNEENLFRWYLNTTTMVVDWKNPTVKQVASGNTSVFEASNAVMVLDKPDEWIYLAIQNTLPVPHPIHLHGHDFQVLAQGIGEYQTGTTALNLVNPPRRDTALLPASGYVVLAFQTDNPGAWLMHCHIGWHTSEGFAMQFVERQSEMLALIDQEQLESSCAAWASYQTANKVAQEDSGI